The genomic stretch CGGACGCGTTATTTGCGGGATTCTCCTGGGGCTTATGGTGTCCGGAGTTTTGCTCGCGACCGTCGCGATGGCGCCTTTATCGCCGAAATATCCCTATCAGCGTTTTGATGTAACGAACCCCGACGCCGAAACCCCCAAAAAGGTATTGCCAAATGCCGATGGTTTTGCAACAGGATGGTTTAATATCATAAGCAGCGGCAGCTTTAGCGGCAAAAGAAGTTTTGCAACTATGCACCCGGCTTTCATCGACCAGCTCTTCCTGAACCGGCTCGAAATCAATAACAGAGTTCCGGTTATCGCTGTCCCCGACGCAATAGAAATACCGAAGATAGCTGTTTGGCCGGCTCCCGAAGACCTGAAGGACTCCGAGGGAAATCCGATACAGCCGAAAAGCGGTCATACCCTTACAATCATAAGGGTGGGGATGGTCGCTTATGCAATAATCCCATTTACGCCTTCTCAGTTAAGAGTGATTTGCAAAGAGAAAGAGGCAAGTGATGATAAGGACCAGCTCGCCGGAAAAGGGGAAAATATTTATCCTGTTGGATATATGAAGACGGTGGACGAGTTGCGGATAAGAAAATTAGTCGACCATATAGACATAAAAAAAGCCGATATCTCAGGCAGAATGAAGGAAATCGATTTTGTTTTTTATGTCCCCGATGGTTTTAAACCCGTCCTGGTCGAGTATAAGCAAAATTGTGTCAGGCAGATACCGCAGTCTGCGGTTGTATCGGCTGAGCAGGCCCCGTCGATAGTGCCCTTTGAGAAACCACCGGAACCGGTAAGGGTTTCTGAACCTAATAAGCCTGTGGAGCAGCCAAAATCCCCTTCCCTGCCTGCTTCTTCTGCACAACCCGGCCCGCGCGATGCTAATAAATAGAGCGGCCGTGACATCCCGAAAACTTCAGGGCGAAAATGATGTGTAGCTGTATGCTCTGTTGTTTTTAAGGATTGTGTACTGCCGCTGCCGGCTTCAGGAGCAAACGACCAATTCTTCTTCCAGATTCAGCTCCATCAGGTGTTCGAGATAACTGTACAAATCTTCCTCCGAAAAATCGGCGAGGAATTCCGGCTTGGCGCTTCTGTTGATTTCACAAATGCGGTCTATCAATTCCCTTTTACTCATACACGCACATCCTTAAAAACTATTGTTCCTCAACTTACCGAAATATCGGCTGGCTTGTCTTTTTTCCTTTAGCCTGTCTCTGGCTCCCCGCCAAACGCCCTATAACCCAGGGCCACTATATAACTGTGCCGCTTTTCTTTAGCCCACAACATATAGCTCAATCGGACAAACTGGTTTCATCACATCTTTCAATGTCCAATAAAATCACCTTCGCCGCCGGCTTATCCAGTTGCAAAAAAATTTACTAATTCTCTATTTTTTTACGCCCCGCCGCGCTTTACTTCATAAGGCGAAATAGCGGAGTTGAGCTTTATATCACTTATTGTGTAACATCTCAGAATGCCAAAAAATAGCTTGCCCTCTATGTCAAAATTATTGTATTATTATTTGTTTTAACGAAAACCTGAAAAATAGGTCTTTTTGGAGGTTCAAAAGTGACAGCTATAGGCGACATTCGCAACATTGTTCTTTTAGGGCACGGTGGTAGCGGCAAAACCTCTCTTACCGAGGCTATGCTGCATACTACCGGCGCAACAAACCGCCTCGGCAGCGTTGATGACAAAACCAGCATCTGCGATTATTACGACGAGGAAAAGGAGCATCAGCATTCTATCACATCAGCTATTGTTCATACCAGCCACCGCGGC from Phycisphaerae bacterium encodes the following:
- a CDS encoding CvpA family protein, with amino-acid sequence MGSLLVLLIILGCVVYLYLKGTLVKSFAMVIVSICASIVAFGYFELSGNFLIGRKILVSWAYPLSFILLFVLVFAILQTIASQLTLKPVDLGFLPERIGRVICGILLGLMVSGVLLATVAMAPLSPKYPYQRFDVTNPDAETPKKVLPNADGFATGWFNIISSGSFSGKRSFATMHPAFIDQLFLNRLEINNRVPVIAVPDAIEIPKIAVWPAPEDLKDSEGNPIQPKSGHTLTIIRVGMVAYAIIPFTPSQLRVICKEKEASDDKDQLAGKGENIYPVGYMKTVDELRIRKLVDHIDIKKADISGRMKEIDFVFYVPDGFKPVLVEYKQNCVRQIPQSAVVSAEQAPSIVPFEKPPEPVRVSEPNKPVEQPKSPSLPASSAQPGPRDANK